The Phycisphaeraceae bacterium genome has a window encoding:
- a CDS encoding CHRD domain-containing protein: protein MFLRATLALACCAFIAPAAMADLFFFRCDMNGLNEVPPNNSPGTGKALLTFDDTTSMLTLTSGTYQDLLANSVGAHVHIGQAGVNGPIIIHLTHSNSTSGVLTGSGPLNAQQITALFSAGLYINVHSTLFPGGEIRGQILAIPSPGAIALLPLSAWVTRPGRRRGG from the coding sequence ATGTTCCTTCGAGCAACGCTGGCGCTGGCGTGCTGTGCGTTCATCGCCCCCGCGGCGATGGCGGATCTGTTCTTCTTCCGATGCGACATGAACGGCCTCAACGAGGTGCCGCCCAACAACTCGCCGGGCACGGGCAAGGCCCTTCTGACGTTCGACGACACGACCAGCATGCTGACGCTGACCTCCGGCACATACCAGGATCTGCTGGCCAACTCGGTCGGCGCGCACGTTCACATCGGCCAGGCGGGCGTCAACGGTCCCATCATCATTCACCTGACCCACTCCAACAGCACGTCCGGCGTACTGACCGGCTCCGGCCCGCTCAACGCGCAGCAGATCACCGCGCTGTTCAGCGCGGGGCTGTACATCAACGTTCACTCGACGCTGTTCCCCGGCGGAGAGATCCGCGGGCAGATCCTCGCCATTCCGTCCCCGGGCGCCATCGCGCTGCTTCCTCTCTCAGCGTGGGTGACGCGTCCGGGCCGGCGGCGCGGCGGCTGA
- a CDS encoding dihydrofolate reductase: protein MLLSLIAAISKNGVIGRDGGLPWRLPDDLRRFKHLTMGHHVVMGRRTFDEIKRPLPGRTNIVITRDRSWAHEGVQVAHSLDEAIAGISPDETEAFIIGGGEIYALALPRADRLYLTRVEATIEGDTYFPAFDASTWRLVSAEHHAADERHVHAMTFEDYVRVE from the coding sequence ATGCTCCTCTCGCTTATTGCCGCCATCTCGAAGAACGGCGTCATCGGACGCGATGGCGGGCTGCCCTGGCGCCTGCCGGATGACCTCAGACGCTTCAAGCATCTGACGATGGGTCACCACGTCGTCATGGGGCGGCGGACGTTCGACGAGATCAAGCGCCCGCTCCCGGGGCGCACCAACATCGTCATCACCCGTGACCGCTCATGGGCTCACGAAGGCGTGCAGGTGGCCCATTCCCTGGATGAGGCCATCGCAGGCATCAGCCCCGACGAAACCGAGGCATTCATCATCGGCGGCGGCGAGATCTATGCGCTGGCCCTGCCGCGGGCCGATCGCCTGTACCTCACGCGGGTCGAGGCGACGATCGAAGGCGACACGTATTTCCCCGCGTTTGACGCTTCGACGTGGCGCCTCGTGAGTGCGGAGCATCACGCCGCCGACGAGCGGCACGTCCATGCGATGACGTTCGAGGACTACGTGCGCGTGGAGTGA
- a CDS encoding AAA family ATPase, with the protein MLTRIEALNYRSLRYVSERLSPFQTLVGPNGSGKSSFLDVVGFLGDLLRVGPLRAIQGEGMAVPQRAADPMHLCWMRQGGWFELAVEMDIPAARLERLGNGRTKRARYETRIEVGGDRGEVRIAIETLWLTPADDAGATVERTLFPTPPAVPESVVRAPGRQKPEGWKKVVTKNTEAGTDYFMSETTGWNNPFRLGPAKSALANLPEDEDRFPVATWVKRVLMEGIRRVTLNAEAMRRPSPPGSPRHFLPDGSNLPWVVHELETRDRDRFARWIEHFRTAIPDLRTVTTIEREEDRHRYLVVEYENGLKAPSWVVSDGTLRLLALTLLAFIDGIEGVYLIEEPENGIHPRAVETVFQSLSSVYNAQVLCASHSPVILGLAKPADLLCFAKDEHGATDIVRGDEHPRLKNWKGALDLGTLFAAGVLG; encoded by the coding sequence GTGTTGACCCGCATCGAAGCACTGAACTACCGCTCACTCCGATACGTGTCGGAGCGACTTTCGCCCTTTCAAACGCTTGTCGGTCCGAACGGATCGGGCAAGAGTTCGTTTCTGGACGTCGTGGGATTTCTCGGTGACCTGCTTCGGGTTGGCCCGCTGCGTGCGATTCAAGGCGAAGGGATGGCGGTTCCCCAGCGTGCCGCCGATCCCATGCACCTGTGCTGGATGCGTCAGGGCGGATGGTTCGAACTCGCGGTCGAGATGGACATCCCAGCGGCGCGGTTGGAGCGGTTGGGCAACGGGCGCACGAAGCGGGCGAGATACGAGACGCGGATCGAAGTCGGGGGTGACCGCGGCGAGGTGCGAATTGCCATTGAGACGCTGTGGCTGACGCCGGCGGACGACGCCGGTGCGACCGTTGAGCGAACGCTCTTTCCCACGCCTCCCGCCGTTCCCGAATCGGTCGTGCGTGCACCCGGGAGACAGAAACCTGAGGGCTGGAAGAAGGTCGTCACCAAGAACACGGAGGCCGGGACGGACTACTTCATGTCGGAAACGACTGGCTGGAACAACCCGTTCCGGCTTGGCCCCGCAAAATCGGCGCTTGCCAACCTGCCCGAGGACGAGGATCGCTTTCCCGTGGCGACGTGGGTGAAGCGCGTGCTGATGGAAGGTATCCGGCGCGTGACGCTGAACGCCGAGGCAATGCGTCGTCCGAGTCCACCTGGTTCTCCCCGCCACTTTCTGCCCGATGGCTCGAATCTGCCGTGGGTCGTCCATGAACTGGAGACGCGGGATCGCGACCGTTTTGCCCGCTGGATTGAACACTTCCGAACCGCCATACCCGACCTGAGGACTGTTACGACCATTGAGCGCGAGGAGGATCGTCACCGATATCTCGTCGTGGAGTACGAGAACGGTCTCAAGGCCCCCTCGTGGGTTGTGTCGGACGGAACCCTTCGCCTCCTGGCGCTGACGCTTCTCGCGTTCATCGACGGTATCGAAGGCGTGTACCTTATCGAGGAGCCCGAGAACGGTATTCACCCGCGGGCGGTTGAAACGGTGTTCCAGTCGCTTTCGTCGGTCTACAACGCACAGGTGCTCTGTGCGTCGCACTCGCCCGTGATACTCGGTCTCGCCAAGCCAGCCGACCTCCTGTGCTTCGCCAAGGATGAGCATGGCGCGACCGACATCGTTCGCGGAGACGAGCACCCCCGTCTGAAGAACTGGAAAGGTGCCTTGGACCTCGGAACGCTATTCGCCGCGGGGGTGTTGGGGTGA
- a CDS encoding RNA polymerase sigma factor: MSAERPESMNPGVEPRPLSGEEFAAHFTRSFRSAWLLAVSILGDRTLADDVVQEAALIAWRRIDQYRRGTNFTAWLAQIVRFESLNHRRRAEHRLSTSVDPLEMDHALPGGAVVDPAPVIDSAGRLRVDQSGFDDAVVKALQGVSDIARACLLLRVVEGLEYREIASILGIPEGTAMSHVHRTRSTLRERLSGRQTPPDAAPDERSGSHAP; encoded by the coding sequence ATGTCGGCGGAACGACCCGAGTCAATGAATCCCGGCGTCGAGCCCCGTCCCCTGAGCGGGGAGGAGTTCGCCGCGCACTTCACACGGTCATTCCGTTCGGCGTGGCTGCTGGCGGTGAGCATTCTCGGCGACCGAACGCTCGCCGACGACGTGGTGCAGGAGGCGGCGCTGATCGCGTGGCGCCGGATCGACCAGTACCGTCGCGGCACCAACTTCACCGCGTGGCTGGCGCAGATTGTCCGCTTCGAGTCGCTCAATCACCGTCGCCGCGCCGAGCACCGGCTTTCGACCAGCGTGGACCCGCTGGAGATGGACCACGCCTTGCCGGGCGGCGCGGTCGTGGACCCGGCGCCCGTCATCGACAGCGCCGGTCGCCTGCGCGTCGATCAGTCGGGCTTTGACGACGCGGTGGTGAAGGCGCTGCAGGGGGTATCCGATATCGCACGGGCGTGCCTGCTGCTTCGCGTGGTGGAAGGGCTGGAGTACAGGGAAATCGCCTCAATCCTCGGCATCCCCGAGGGAACTGCAATGAGCCACGTGCATCGAACACGTTCTACGCTCCGGGAGCGTCTCTCCGGACGCCAGACGCCGCCCGACGCCGCACCGGATGAACGGAGTGGTTCCCATGCCCCATGA
- a CDS encoding S9 family peptidase: protein MLESRLFCSALVLSTSFLLPSAGLAQTISGGAGVEVEAAPRSGNLIPRDVFFGNPERAAVQISPDGTRLGYIAPHNGVMNVWVQTVGKQDARPVTNSTGRPIRQYFWAENNDQIIYLQDRGGDENWHLYAVDLKTGAEVDLTPFEHVQARVVASDENFPDEMLIAVNNRVPQLHDTWRVNTRTGARTLVHENTEGFAGVIADSQYRVRGALRYRPDGGITAFLRPAGEGEWTRFAEWDQQDALTSSPMGFTRDGKTLYLLDSADRNTAALFSVDVSDPAMPRTLVASSEKADLSGAVGDPRTGRPQAVSWEYARREWTILDPSIQKDWDYLSTVEDGEMNITSRSRTDDKWVVNYVVDDGPVKYYLYDRAAGKATYLFSNRPALEGLKLAKMEPVIIPSRDGLELVSYLTKPVHGPANHLPMVLLVHGGPWARDSWGYNSLHQWLSNRGYAVLSVNFRGSTGFGKAFINAANREWAGKMHDDLIDAVNWAVEKGIADPRRVAIMGGSYGGYATLVGLTFTPDVFAAGVDIVGPSHVGTLLASIPPYWEPIKAMFETRVGAAHEKEYLDSISPLTRVDQIRRPLLIGQGKNDPRVKEAESEQIVRAMQERNIPVTYVLFPDEGHGFARPENSMAFFAVTEVFLAQHLGGQYQPIDDDVKKSSAQVPAGAELITGLK, encoded by the coding sequence ATGCTGGAATCCCGCCTGTTCTGCTCGGCGCTGGTGCTGAGCACGTCGTTCCTGCTCCCCTCCGCCGGTCTGGCTCAGACCATTTCCGGCGGCGCGGGCGTGGAGGTTGAGGCCGCCCCACGATCCGGGAACCTGATTCCCCGCGACGTTTTCTTCGGCAACCCCGAGCGGGCCGCGGTGCAGATCAGCCCGGACGGTACGCGGCTCGGCTACATCGCGCCGCACAACGGCGTGATGAACGTGTGGGTGCAGACGGTCGGGAAACAGGACGCGCGGCCCGTCACCAACTCCACCGGACGCCCCATCCGTCAGTACTTCTGGGCGGAGAACAACGATCAGATCATCTACCTGCAGGACCGCGGCGGCGATGAGAACTGGCATCTCTACGCCGTGGACCTGAAGACCGGAGCGGAAGTCGACCTGACGCCCTTCGAGCACGTGCAGGCCCGCGTGGTGGCGTCGGACGAGAACTTCCCGGACGAAATGCTCATCGCGGTGAACAACCGCGTGCCGCAGCTGCATGACACCTGGCGTGTGAACACCCGCACGGGCGCCCGCACGCTGGTGCATGAGAACACCGAGGGCTTCGCGGGCGTCATCGCCGACAGCCAGTATCGCGTGCGCGGCGCGCTGCGGTATCGACCCGACGGCGGCATCACGGCGTTCCTGCGTCCCGCCGGCGAGGGCGAGTGGACCAGGTTCGCGGAGTGGGATCAGCAGGACGCCCTGACATCCAGCCCCATGGGGTTCACCCGCGACGGCAAGACGCTGTACCTGCTGGATTCGGCGGACCGCAACACCGCGGCTCTCTTCTCGGTGGACGTGAGCGACCCCGCCATGCCGCGCACGCTGGTGGCCTCCAGCGAGAAGGCCGACCTGAGCGGCGCGGTGGGCGACCCCAGGACCGGCAGGCCGCAGGCGGTGTCGTGGGAGTACGCAAGGCGGGAGTGGACCATCCTCGACCCCTCCATCCAGAAGGATTGGGACTACCTGTCCACCGTGGAAGATGGCGAGATGAACATCACCTCGCGCAGCCGCACCGATGACAAATGGGTCGTCAACTACGTGGTCGATGACGGGCCGGTGAAGTACTACCTGTACGACCGTGCCGCCGGCAAGGCGACGTACCTGTTCTCCAACCGTCCGGCGCTGGAAGGGCTGAAGCTGGCGAAGATGGAGCCGGTGATCATTCCCTCCCGCGACGGGCTGGAACTGGTGTCGTATCTCACCAAGCCGGTGCATGGACCTGCGAATCACCTTCCGATGGTGCTGCTGGTGCATGGCGGCCCGTGGGCGCGCGATTCGTGGGGGTACAACTCGCTGCACCAGTGGCTCTCCAACCGCGGCTACGCGGTGCTGAGCGTCAACTTCCGCGGTTCGACGGGCTTCGGCAAGGCGTTCATCAACGCCGCCAACCGCGAGTGGGCGGGCAAGATGCACGATGACCTGATCGACGCCGTCAACTGGGCGGTGGAGAAGGGCATCGCCGATCCGCGCCGCGTGGCCATCATGGGCGGGTCATATGGCGGATACGCCACGCTCGTCGGTCTGACCTTCACGCCGGACGTGTTCGCGGCGGGCGTGGACATCGTCGGCCCCAGCCACGTGGGCACGCTGCTGGCCTCCATTCCGCCCTACTGGGAGCCGATCAAGGCCATGTTCGAGACCCGCGTGGGCGCGGCGCACGAGAAGGAGTATCTCGATTCGATCTCGCCGCTCACCAGGGTCGATCAGATCAGGCGGCCGCTGCTCATCGGTCAGGGCAAGAACGACCCGCGCGTCAAGGAGGCCGAGAGCGAGCAGATCGTGCGCGCCATGCAGGAGCGCAATATCCCGGTGACGTATGTGCTCTTCCCCGACGAGGGCCACGGCTTCGCCCGGCCTGAGAACAGCATGGCGTTCTTCGCCGTGACGGAGGTCTTCCTGGCCCAGCATCTCGGCGGGCAGTACCAGCCGATTGATGATGACGTGAAGAAGTCCAGCGCCCAGGTGCCCGCCGGGGCGGAGTTGATCACGGGGCTGAAGTGA